Proteins from one Pygocentrus nattereri isolate fPygNat1 chromosome 16, fPygNat1.pri, whole genome shotgun sequence genomic window:
- the tnfrsfa gene encoding tumor necrosis factor receptor superfamily, member a codes for MGKSFVMRLTVLLIMLLLIVVSREASGEPLQNRTARQQACLENHEYPHMGFCCKNCEAGTYVKEKCSADQQKGVCALCEPGTYAEHPTGMEQCLQCSQCHMDQIRTQPCTSNRNTQCECKAGFFCLPDEPCEVCKKCTRCKPDEIEEHKCTPTSNTKCRKRPPSPHDPTIRPTLPPEPSKSYAVTIVLVLVFIFIIGAVVGAGVWIWKKKFSCRRQASPVAPNDEVKIPIDGVCVPSAEEKENCRNADLEEAEEPRPESRPLLQETQGLSTKSMPVEDEDRGLGDSLPNTTSSSQTSLSALPITAPSMGESPRHSPRTQRPTLNGEKEPETWARDDCPPRKLVPLHDNATSLSKSFDLFDSLDMRMHNKFFRSIGLNDNTIKQAESQNAGDKVYELLRNWMQREGLRANINDLLQALLELDQRYTAEQIASKAVDRGYYKYE; via the exons GTGCTTCTCATCATGCTGCTGTTGATTGTGGTGAGCAGGGAAGCGTCCGGAGAACCCTTGCAGAATCGGACAGCCCGGCAGCAAGCGTGCCTGGAGAACCATGAGTACCCACACATGGGCTTCTGCTGCAAGAACTGCGAGGCTG GCACCTACGTGAAGGAGAAGTGCAGCGCAGATCAGCAGAAAGGCGTATGCGCTTTGTGTGAGCCGGGAACCTACGCTGAACATCCAACCGGCATGGAGCAGTGCCTTCAGTGCAGCCAGTGCCAcatgg ACCAGATAAGGACGCAGCCATGTACGAGCAACAGGAACACTCAGTGCGAGTGCAAGGCTGGTTTCTTCTGCCTGCCAGACGAGCCCTGCGAAGTGTGCAAGAAATGCACCAG GTGTAAGCCGGACGAAATCGAGGAGCATAAGTGCACACCCACCTCCAACACCAAGTGCAGGAAACGCCCTCCTTCACCCCATGACCCCACCATCAGACCCACACTGCCACCCGAACCTTCAAAGAGTTATGCGGTTACAATAG TGCTTGTATTAGTCTTCATCTTCATTATTGGTGCTGTGGTGGGGGCTGGTGTCTGGATTTGGAAGAAGAAGTTTTCATGTAGAAGACAAG cgAGCCCAGTTGCTCCGAATGATGAGGTCAAGATCCCGATA GACGGAGTGTGCGTCCCCTCTGCGGAGGAGAAGGAGAACTGCCGCAACGCGGATTTGGAGGAGGCGGAGGAGCCCCGTCCAGAGTCCCGCCCCCTGCTGCAGGAAACTCAGGGACTGAGCACTAAAAGCATGCCAGTGGAGGATGAGGACAGGGGACTGGGTGACAGCCTACCCAACACCACTAGCTCTTcccagaccagcctgtctgcaCTGCCCATCACAGCGCCCTCTATGGGCGAATCCCCACGCCATAGCCCCCGCACACAGAGGCCGACATTGAACGGGGAAAAAGAGCCAGAGACATGGGCAAGG GACGACTGCCCTCCCAGGAAGCTCGTCCCGTTACATG ACAACGCGACGTCTCTGAGCAAGAGCTTCGACTTGTTCGACTCGCTGGACATGCGCATGCACAACAAATTCTTCCGCAGCATCGGCCTGAATGACAACACCATCAAGCAGGCCGAGTCGCAGAACGCCGGAGACAAGGTCTACGAGCTGCTGCGCAACTGGATGCAGCGGGAGGGCCTCCGGGCCAACATCAATGACCTGCTGCAAGCCCTGCTAGAGCTGGACCAGCGTTACACTGCCGAGCAGATCGCCTCCAAGGCTGTGGATCGGGGTTACTACAAGTACGAGTGA